The genome window AATTGCAGAGACTGAGCTTTTCTGATGAATTGGAGCCTCCTGACCGCTTCGCGATTGTAATAGCGGTAGCCACTCTCACTTCTGGAAGCTGGTTCTATTAAGCCTAAAGTTTCGTAATAGCGGATGGTGCCCACGGCTACCTCCGCTTGCGTTGCTAGCTCGCCGATCTTTAGCAGCTTAGAGTTGGACGACTGATTTGACGACTCAGTTAAAGAACCTTTGGTAAAAGCAACCATAAACTCTCTTTTCTAACCTTGGGTCAATTGTAAACTCTCAAGCCGACTATAGAGTCAAGCGTTGGAATGAGGCTCGGCTACCCCTTGACTCTATAGTCGGCTGAAGGCTTCAGGATAGAGCTATCTGAAATTAGGTATTGACTATGTCGCTCCAACTCAAAGTCCCCAGCATGGCCTGCTCTGCCTGTAGCAGCACCATTACCCAAGCCATTCAAGCCGTTGATCCGACAGCTATTGTGCAAGCTGACCCGAAAACCAAGCAGGTGAACGTGGAAACGCAAGCTTCTGAGACCGCCATTAAAGAAGCAATCGCTGCTGCTGGCTACCCAGTTTCTTAAGTCTAATCCAATCAAAATACGGCTCAAAAACAGTTGAGGTTTTATTGCTATGGATACCCTCACCCTCAAACTGCGAGGCATGAGTTGTGCCTCCTGTGCGGCCAACATTGAACAAGCCCTTCAATCGGTCCCCGGCGTAGTTGGCTGCACGGTTAACTTTGCCGCAGAACAGGCCAGCATTGAATATGACTCTCGAAAAACTGGTCTGGATGAAATTCAACATGCAGTTGATGAGGCCGGTTACGCAGCCTACCCTATGCAAGAGATGGCAACCGGAGAAGACGATGCTGAGAAATCAGCCCGTCTAGCGGAGTTGCAAGATCTCAGACGTAAGGTTTGGCTAGGAGCAATCATTAGCGTTGTGCTGTTGGTCGGTTCCCTGCCAGCGATGACGGGGCTCAATCTGCCCTTGGTTCCTGCTTGGCTACACAACCCCTGGCTACAACTGGTTTTGACTGCGCCTGTGCAATTTTGGTCTGGTTACGCTTTCTATATCAATAGCTGGAAAGCGCTGAAACGCCACACAGCCAACATGGATACGCTGATCGCCCTTGGCACCAGTGCAGCCTATTTTTACTCCTTGTTTGCCACGCTCTTTCCCGGTTTCTTAATTGCCCAAGGTCTAATGCCGGAAGTGTATTACGAAACGGCTGCAATTGTGATCACCTTGATCCTGTTAGGGCGACTCCTGGAGAATCGAGCCAGGGGCCAAACCTCTGAGGCCATCCGCAAACTCATCGGTCTACAGGCCCGAGATGCTCGTGTGATTCGCAATGGGCAGGAGATAGATATCCCGATCCAAGAAGTCGAGATTGGGGATCTAATCCTCGTGCGGCCAGGCGAAAAAATTCCGGTAGATGGGGAAGTCATTGAAGGAGCTTCCAGCGTGGATGAAGCGATGGTGACCGGCGAGAGTTTACCGGTCACAAAGCAGCCTGGCGATGAGGTAATTGGGGCCACGATCAACAAAACGGGCAGTTTCAAATTCAAAGCTACCCGAGTCGGCAAAGACACCGTATTAGCTCAAATCGTCAAGCTAGTTCAGCAAGCTCAAGGCTCCAAGGCCCCGATTCAACGCTTGGCAGACCGGGTAACAGGCTGGTTTGTGCCGGTGGTCATTGGTATCGCAATTCTCACCTTTGTAATCTGGTTCAATGTCATGGGCAACCTGACCCTGGCCCTGATTACTACAGTCGGTGTGCTGATCATTGCCTGTCCCTGTGCCCTGGGCTTAGCCACACCAACCTCAGTCATGGTTGGCACTGGTAAAGGCGCAGAAAACGGCATCTTAATTAAGGGCGCTGAGAGTCTAGAGCTGGCCCACCAAATCCAGGCTATCGTGCTCGATAAAACGGGCACCCTCACAGAGGGCAAACCGGCAGTTACCGACTTTGCCACAGTTGGAAATTTATCTAATAGCAACAAATTAGATCTTCTAAGGTTAGCTGCCGCAGTTGAGCGGAATTCCGAACATCCTCTGGCGGAAGCTGTGGTTAGGTATGCGCAGGGTCACAAATTAGAAATCCCAACAGTGCAAAACTTTGAGGCCATTGCTGGCAGTGGAGTGCAGGGCAGGGTTGAGGGCCATTGGGTGCAAATCGGAACTCAACGCTGGTTAGAGGAGTTGAGAATCGAAACCCATTCTCTGCAAGCAGATAAAACAACTTGGGAAGGTTCTGGTAAAACCGCGGTTTGGCTAGCCGTTGATGGCAAAATGCAGGGACTGATCGGTATCGCTGATACCCTCAAGTTATCTTCAGGTGCAGCAGTTAGAGCTTTACGGAAACTCGGCCTAGAGGTTGTGATGCTGACCGGAGATAACCGCTTAACCGCTGAGGCAATCGCTAAACAGGTGGGCATTACTCGGGTATTTGCAGAAGTTCGACCCGACCAAAAAGCAGCTCAGGTCCGGGCCCTGCAAGCAGAAGGTAAAGTCGTTGCAATGGTTGGGGATGGCATTAATGATGCCCCAGCCCTAGCACAAGCTGACGTGGGGATTGCCATTGGCACCGGAACTGATGTAGCGATTGCGGCCAGCGATATCACGCTGATTTCTGGCGACTTGCGAGCAATTGTGACTGCCATTCAGTTAAGCCGAGCAACTATGCGCAATATTCGGCAAAATCTCTTCTTCGCTTTTATCTACAACGTAGTAGGAATTCCTATTGCCGCCGGAGTTTTGTTTCCCATTTTTGGCTGGCTGCTCAATCCAATTATTGCAGGCGCAGCGATGGCCTTTAGTTCTGTTTCTGTAGTCACCAATGCTTTGAGGCTGCGGAATTTCCAAGCCAAAGTTGTTTAATAATCGGGGAGAGGTTAGCTGATGCTCAACGAAAGCAAGATGTTAGGGAGCCTGGCTAGCTTGGGATTTTTGCTGAGTGCCACCTCAAGCATGGCAGTAGCCCAAACACCAATGGCAATGCCATCCCATTCCTCAGAACAAACCAGCGAACTCCGTCAAATCGAGCAGCCTTTGGCCTTAAAGGTCGGGGTTACTTTAGGCGGTTTAGCCTTGCTCGGCTTAGAGGTCTGGTGGTTTCTGCTCAGTAAGCCAAAATCCCAACCAGCCCAAGCCCATGAGGGCATACAAGAGATGGCAATCACGGTGGAGGGGGGGTATGAACCTAGCAGAGTCGTTGTGAAGGCAGGTCAGCCGGTCAGGCTTAACTTCTTGCGTAGAGATCCCAATAGTTGTCTAGAGAAAGTCCTATTACCCGATTTTCAGATTGCTGAATACCTGCCTCTCAACCAAACGATTTCAGTTGAATTCACGCCAGAGAAGCCAGGTCAGTATGTATTTACCTGCGACATGAATATGTTTCGAGGGGTAGTAGAAGTTCGAGATTGATTTACGTGAGGATGAATATGAATCCATTTGTTAGGGTGACAGATGCCAGTCGCTTAAGCTGAGACGAAACATCTATGACGAGTTCCCTTTTGTCAACCAAGACTCATACTCCGCCAGTTCGACATAGAGATCCGAAACTCACAAGCCGCCATTGAAGCTGGAGATTTTGAGACAGCCTGGGTGACAATGCAAAGGGCGCATATTCTTGGTCAGGCTTACTTTCTGCCTTATGCAATCGCTCATTGGCAGATGTTGAAACTAGCGTTGAGGCAGAGAGATGCCAGAGAGATTTCTGGCTTATCTCGCTGAGCAAGTATTGCTTGTTTGGGATTCAAAAGTAAGCAATGCAGCTAATTCTCATGAGTAATGACCTTAGCTTGATGCTGCCTCTAACCTCGGAAGCGTTACTGTAAAGC of Leptolyngbya sp. FACHB-261 contains these proteins:
- a CDS encoding heavy-metal-associated domain-containing protein, yielding MSLQLKVPSMACSACSSTITQAIQAVDPTAIVQADPKTKQVNVETQASETAIKEAIAAAGYPVS
- a CDS encoding heavy metal translocating P-type ATPase, which translates into the protein MDTLTLKLRGMSCASCAANIEQALQSVPGVVGCTVNFAAEQASIEYDSRKTGLDEIQHAVDEAGYAAYPMQEMATGEDDAEKSARLAELQDLRRKVWLGAIISVVLLVGSLPAMTGLNLPLVPAWLHNPWLQLVLTAPVQFWSGYAFYINSWKALKRHTANMDTLIALGTSAAYFYSLFATLFPGFLIAQGLMPEVYYETAAIVITLILLGRLLENRARGQTSEAIRKLIGLQARDARVIRNGQEIDIPIQEVEIGDLILVRPGEKIPVDGEVIEGASSVDEAMVTGESLPVTKQPGDEVIGATINKTGSFKFKATRVGKDTVLAQIVKLVQQAQGSKAPIQRLADRVTGWFVPVVIGIAILTFVIWFNVMGNLTLALITTVGVLIIACPCALGLATPTSVMVGTGKGAENGILIKGAESLELAHQIQAIVLDKTGTLTEGKPAVTDFATVGNLSNSNKLDLLRLAAAVERNSEHPLAEAVVRYAQGHKLEIPTVQNFEAIAGSGVQGRVEGHWVQIGTQRWLEELRIETHSLQADKTTWEGSGKTAVWLAVDGKMQGLIGIADTLKLSSGAAVRALRKLGLEVVMLTGDNRLTAEAIAKQVGITRVFAEVRPDQKAAQVRALQAEGKVVAMVGDGINDAPALAQADVGIAIGTGTDVAIAASDITLISGDLRAIVTAIQLSRATMRNIRQNLFFAFIYNVVGIPIAAGVLFPIFGWLLNPIIAGAAMAFSSVSVVTNALRLRNFQAKVV
- a CDS encoding cupredoxin domain-containing protein, with product MLNESKMLGSLASLGFLLSATSSMAVAQTPMAMPSHSSEQTSELRQIEQPLALKVGVTLGGLALLGLEVWWFLLSKPKSQPAQAHEGIQEMAITVEGGYEPSRVVVKAGQPVRLNFLRRDPNSCLEKVLLPDFQIAEYLPLNQTISVEFTPEKPGQYVFTCDMNMFRGVVEVRD
- a CDS encoding DUF3703 domain-containing protein yields the protein MEIRNSQAAIEAGDFETAWVTMQRAHILGQAYFLPYAIAHWQMLKLALRQRDAREISGLSR